The segment atcttgaaagtctcATCAGCTATGGGATGTCTGACGAAGTCTTGGAAGGAATCCAGTGAACCCTGTTGACGTTTACTATCTTGTGGCgtaggtgagatatccgtctgcCAAATAAAGAATTAGATTACAGTGTAGAAGTTCACTTCATTCTACCTTGTGGCTGTGAAGCATGGCCTTTAGGAACAGAGGGTATCAACAGACTACTAGCATCCGATCATAGGTGTTGCGAACCATTGTTTGCACATTTTGATAGTATCAGGTCAACAATTCTGAGGTTAGACCCAGAGTACCAAGGAAAGATGTAAAATCTATTGATGAGCTAGTGAGTTTATACCGACTGAGATGGTCAGGATATATATTACGCATGCTCATCCACCGTTTACCTTGACGGGCGATGATTACTGATGTAAGAATAAGTTGGAAGCTAGCAGATGTCAGATTTTGAAGACTGATTGTTAAACTGAACCGTGTAGGTAGATGCAAACTAGCtagttggggtccgtgtgattCTCGTAAATAAAGGTCAGGAAATTTGAATGATATAACTTGGAACCGTTCACAGTAACCCAGATACATTCATTATCTTCCCTTAGATCCTAAATTCCCCATAAGTATTATTTTCGTTCcgataatttatattttcttcagtcttactaccactaatactgtTGCTACTGCGAGATTTGCCCTGACAATGCTATTTCGCTGTGCTAATggagtatggcaacttggaccaattTACGCTTGTGCCAGATCCTACGCTGCGTTTAACTTACTGGGACAATCAAACAAAAGTGCAGGTTTCTAGAGAAAAGTCAATTTCTAAGCATAGGTTTAATTACTAATAAAATACGGCAGTTATTCAGGAGAATGGTGTATTTTTACAGTTTGATCTTACTTTTTTCGAGAAAAGAGATTTTGTACATGAAGATAACTAATAGCTTGATTTCATACAAAGGTTTTATCTGATGAAATTCAATAGACAATACTCAATGTCCATGTTGATGAATGTACGTAGCAGAGGAAGACACTATTTACCACTTTTGTCTAATGATCGATAAGAAATCCCTTTGCTTCGTAAATAGTGCACTATATCACTAGGAAGAGATCCGTAAACACTGATTGCATAAACACCTGGCGTAAGTTTATCAATCATCTGCCATCTGGCGACCCAACTGTCGTTTGGTGACATCATAGCGAGTAAACCATCAAAGTTGGCAGAAGAACATTCGTATACCTTTTCTCGGTCTCCTTGCATCTTTAGAAAGTCCTCACAGTTTTCGCATCCGTTTAGTTGAAATTGGTTAAGAGTTTTCACTAGACCACATAATAAGCAGGCTCTTAATTGACGTAGTTCTGATGGGATAACGGAATTAACAGCCATTAAAAGGAAAGCCACTTGAAAAGTTCAGTGAGGTTCATCTGTTATGGGAACCAAGTCAAGCCATCAGAATAAAATATAGTTATGCGGGGCGTATTAACTAAGAAAAAACAATGGATTATCAGAGAATTACCCTAATGGGTAAGTATGAGTTCTGAGAGTAAAGGCCTGATTACACTAAATTGGCACTTACCAATAAGTTGAGTGATTCATTTCAGAAGGAATAATATTTTCTACGATCGTACAAGGTTCGCTGATTAAAAATCAAGCAGCGTGAATGCTTTTCAAAAAACAGTCGGGAATGGTTCAGACAATAACCAGCAATCATGCCTGAAAACTAATTACCTCTTATGATCTAAGCACAGGTAAGA is part of the Schistosoma mansoni strain Puerto Rico chromosome 1, complete genome genome and harbors:
- a CDS encoding transcription elongation factor SPT4-like protein, yielding MAVNSVIPSELRQLRACLLCGLVKTLNQFQLNGCENCEDFLKMQGDREKVYECSSANFDGLLAMMSPNDSWVARWQMIDKLTPGVYAISVYGSLPSDIVHYLRSKGISYRSLDKSGK